The Nocardia sp. BMG51109 nucleotide sequence GCCAGGAACCCTCGCGGGCCACCGCGAACGCCTCCAGCAGCAACTCGTCCAGCGTCTCGCCGTCGGCGTAGCGTTCCCGGAACTCGTCGGTCTTCGCCCGCAGTTGGCCGTTGCTGAGGTCGACGTACTCGCCTTCCAGATCGAGCACGTCGTCGGCCAGGCGCGCGAGCCGCTTGACGATGCGACCCTCACCAATCCGTAGCAACCTCGTCAGTGTCAGCGCAGGCACGGGTCTCGTCAGTCCTCTGGTCGGTGTCGGTCTTGCTGTGCTTCTTTCCGGGCTCCCGCAGGCGGGATCGAATCCCGGAATATCGCGGCAACGCCCATGGTAATGCGGCCTCCATGGTAGGTGCCCGGATCACCGCAACCGCAGCGCCGCCAACCGCCAATCACCCCGGCGCACGACGATGCGGGCCGCGACGGCGAAACGTCGGCTCCCGCGATCGTAACTGCCATAGACCTCGGCGGCATGAGGCCCCACCATGGTCGCCTTCACCGACACCGGCACCGCCGGACCCAGCCGCCGCTCGGCGCCGCCGGTACGCACCAGCGTCTCGACGGCCGCGACCACCGTCGGCTCGGCGAGCGGCCGCAGTTGGGCGACGGGGCGGCGGCCGTCCAGCACCTCCAGCAGCAGTCTCAGCGATCGGTCCGCGAATCGCATTGCTGCCGAATCCGTTTCGCCGATCTGGGCGTACGATATAGAACGTCCGTCGTGCGGTGTGCGGCGTTGCGCCCTGGCCGGGACGCCACCCGCGGCCCCGCGTCCGGACATGTGGTGACGGCAGGGCAGTGCGGCTCGGCTCGCCGGACCACCGGACCGCGGACCGCCGGAACTCCCCTCTCCCGAACTCCCGGCGCCCTCCAGCGGCGGTTCGAAACCCGGCGCGGATGACAGTGACCGGTGTTGACTGCCCACAGATCCTCTCCCCCTTCGCAGTCGACTCCCCCTGACACGAATCGCCTCAGCATGCCACGGAAGCCGCTGCGAGCGCAGGATTTCCCGGTATCACGACGAAGCCGCTCACCAGGACCGAACGGTTTGTGTTACCGCACAATGGAGCGGTAGCGGAAGGAGCACCGGCAGCGTGATCACGAAACTGACGCCGCAGGACGCGTCCTTCTATCAGCTCGAGTCGAGCACCAATCCGATGCACATCGGCTCCCTGGCCATCGTGCGCGATCCGCATCCGGACGACGGTTCCGGCCGGCCGCCGCTGGACTACGACCGGCTGGTGGCGCTGGTCGAACGCCGGTTGCCGCTGGTGCCGCGCTACCGGCGCAAGGTGCGTGAGGTCCCGCTGGCGCTGGGCCCGCCGGTGTGGGTGGAGGACAGCCACTTCGACATCACCTACCACGTGCGGCGCTCGGCCCTGCCCGTGCCGGGCTCCGACGCGCAGCTGCACGATCTGGTGGCCCGGCTGGCGTCGCGCCCGCTCGACCACACCCGGCCGCTGTGGGAGATGTATCTGATCGAGGGGCTGTCCGGCGGCCGCCGCGCGATCTTCACCAAGACCCATTCATCCCTGGTCGACGGCAATACCTCACTGGAGATCGGGCACGTCATCCTGGATACCGGTCCGGCGCCGCGCGAGGTCGCCGACGACTGCTGGATCGCTCCCCGCGAACCGAACGACGTGGAGTTGCTGGCCGTGCGGCTGGCGGAACTGGCCGGTCGGCCGGGTGAGGCGCTCGAGGCCGTGCGGCATGCGGGCGCGGAGGCCGTCTCGTTCGCCGGCGCCACCGGCCGAGCGTTGGAGCGGGCGGTGCGGGGCGGCGCCGGCCGCACCGACAGCCCGTTCAACGCCCGCACCTCACGCAATCGCCGTTTCGACATGGTGCGCACCGATCTGGACAACTACCGGGAGATCCGCAAGCGGTTCGACTGCTCCATCAACGACGTGGTGCTGGCCGTGGTGGCCGGTGCGCTGCGCATCTTCCTGCAGTCGCGCGGCACGGTGCTCACCGAGTCGGCGGCGCTGCGCGCGGTGGTGCCGATGTCGGTCTATGCCGAGAGCCCGTACGGGGACCGGCTCAAACCGGTCGGCGAGGTGTCCTCGTTCCTGATCGACCTGCCGGTGGGCGAGCCGAATCCGGTGATGCGGCTGTCGCATATCGCGCACGCCACCGAGGAGCACGCCCGGCACCGGCGCGGCGTGCGCGCCCGTACCCTGGTGCACATGGCCGGATTCGCCCCGGCGAGCCTGCACGCCATGAGCGTGCGGGCGGCGAGTACGTTCGCGGAGAACGCATTCAATCTGATGATCACCAACGCGCCGGGCCCGCAACAACCGATGTACATCGGCGGCGCGCGGATGCTGGAGATGTATCCGGTGTCGCCGCTGCTGCGCAACCAGGCCTCGAGCATCGGGATCACGTCCTACGACGGGCGCGTGTTCTACGGTCTGAACGCCGATCGCGATGCGATGGCCGATATCGGAGTACTGTCCGCGGCGGTGCACGAATCCATGGAGGAGATGCTCGGTGCCTGCGTCCAGTGAGTCCGGTAAGCCTGAGTCCGGTAAGCCCGAGTCCGGTCGGTCCCCGGACGGCGGAAAGCTACGCGTATACGTGCCGGCGACCGTTCCGATGCTGCGCGAACTGGTGGCCGACCGGGAGATCCGCGCGATCAACGACACCGCCTTCGCGGTGACGCCGACGCTGCGCGAGGCCTACGCCTCCGGCGACGACGACGAGCTGGC carries:
- a CDS encoding Rv3235 family protein codes for the protein MRFADRSLRLLLEVLDGRRPVAQLRPLAEPTVVAAVETLVRTGGAERRLGPAVPVSVKATMVGPHAAEVYGSYDRGSRRFAVAARIVVRRGDWRLAALRLR
- a CDS encoding wax ester/triacylglycerol synthase family O-acyltransferase encodes the protein MITKLTPQDASFYQLESSTNPMHIGSLAIVRDPHPDDGSGRPPLDYDRLVALVERRLPLVPRYRRKVREVPLALGPPVWVEDSHFDITYHVRRSALPVPGSDAQLHDLVARLASRPLDHTRPLWEMYLIEGLSGGRRAIFTKTHSSLVDGNTSLEIGHVILDTGPAPREVADDCWIAPREPNDVELLAVRLAELAGRPGEALEAVRHAGAEAVSFAGATGRALERAVRGGAGRTDSPFNARTSRNRRFDMVRTDLDNYREIRKRFDCSINDVVLAVVAGALRIFLQSRGTVLTESAALRAVVPMSVYAESPYGDRLKPVGEVSSFLIDLPVGEPNPVMRLSHIAHATEEHARHRRGVRARTLVHMAGFAPASLHAMSVRAASTFAENAFNLMITNAPGPQQPMYIGGARMLEMYPVSPLLRNQASSIGITSYDGRVFYGLNADRDAMADIGVLSAAVHESMEEMLGACVQ